Proteins from a genomic interval of Amycolatopsis sp. cg13:
- a CDS encoding MarR family winged helix-turn-helix transcriptional regulator produces the protein MNRPLPFDPIARAAQLWEDRIGPAGTMAAVTGVMRVQQIIQSAVDGALKPHGLTFARYEALVLLTFSRNARLPMRVMGERLQLHPTSVTNIVDRLERDGLVKRVPHPTDRRTTLVEITDDGRALRETATAAVTGIDFGLTGLTERQVEQLTELLTKVRKSAGDFTS, from the coding sequence ATGAACCGTCCGCTGCCGTTCGATCCGATCGCCCGTGCCGCGCAGCTGTGGGAAGACCGGATCGGCCCGGCCGGAACCATGGCCGCGGTCACCGGTGTGATGCGGGTGCAGCAGATCATCCAGTCGGCGGTCGACGGCGCTCTCAAGCCGCACGGCCTCACCTTCGCCCGCTACGAGGCGCTCGTGCTGCTCACCTTCTCCCGCAACGCGCGGCTGCCGATGCGGGTGATGGGCGAACGGCTGCAGCTGCATCCCACCAGCGTCACCAACATAGTGGACCGGCTCGAGCGCGACGGGCTCGTGAAGCGCGTGCCGCATCCCACCGACCGGCGCACCACGCTCGTCGAGATCACCGACGACGGCCGCGCGCTGCGGGAAACCGCCACCGCCGCGGTCACCGGCATCGACTTCGGGCTCACCGGGCTCACCGAGCGGCAGGTGGAGCAGCTGACCGAACTGCTCACCAAGGTCCGCAAATCCGCGGGCGATTTCACCTCGTAA
- a CDS encoding DUF3817 domain-containing protein — protein sequence MSSKAALVFRVAAVAEALSWLGLLIGMFLKYVVGASNEGGVPVLGMVHGVVFALYVIVSLSVAKPLGWRGKTLVLALLASIPPLFTWLFEKWALRNGKLDGPQRLTHGGVGLFVRAQEPVSV from the coding sequence GTGTCCAGCAAGGCCGCTCTCGTGTTCCGCGTGGCCGCAGTCGCCGAGGCTCTGTCCTGGCTCGGCTTGCTGATCGGGATGTTTCTCAAGTACGTCGTCGGCGCCTCTAACGAGGGCGGCGTGCCCGTCCTCGGCATGGTGCACGGCGTCGTCTTCGCCCTGTACGTGATCGTCTCCCTGTCCGTGGCGAAGCCGCTGGGCTGGCGGGGCAAGACCCTGGTGCTGGCGCTGCTCGCGAGCATCCCGCCGCTGTTCACCTGGCTGTTCGAGAAGTGGGCGCTGCGCAACGGCAAGCTCGACGGCCCGCAGCGGCTCACCCACGGCGGCGTCGGCCTCTTCGTCCGCGCGCAGGAGCCGGTCAGCGTCTGA
- a CDS encoding GH92 family glycosyl hydrolase, which produces MRSRVLASAVALAVTAAALTPVAAEARPADPLDAVNTFIGTQDEGNTFPGASAPFGMVQSSPITTHYAGYLYTDTAIRGFGHFFLSGAGCWEQGGLVSMLPTTGEIGPGAAFDTSKPATFDQAKYAAPYTHEGEVGKPGYYKVHLTGYGGIDVETTASTRSGVERYSFDKSGPANVFVNVGQANAKEPVSGSSVRIVDDHTIAGTVESQAFCGGKPYTTYFTTKFDQPFSSYGTWSPDGGTPGSRSAQGGAGLRGAWLTFPKGGQVTATTSISQVDARGADVNLAASRVRPFDAVKNDVQRDWRRELSSVDITGGTPDDRTVFYTSLYHAFLQPLTANDADGRYYGFDKKIHRAIGWTYYDFFSLWDTYRSQNQLLALLKPDRAKDVAKSILAIHDQGGWLPRWAYASQETNTMTGDPVTPFLVDLWRFGALSGDEMHAYQALLQNSREIPPASSPFQGRSGNASYQADGFVQYDPNFPKKGQDTDPAHGASATLEYALGDCSLSVMASALGRKQDAKQLAAKGRTYATLWDSSVTDRGFTGYFRPKVTGGSWYTPADGPYSPQGQDGFHEGTAWQYQWLVQQDVPGLVAKMGGAANAGKRLDDFFAYDDLVKDPAKTAHEKWVVGPYDYYKQFRYNPNNEPDLHSPWMYTLTGQPWKTSAVVRAAHTLFTNAPNGVTGNDDLGTMSAWYVFSALGLYPAVPGTGNFVLNAPRFAKSVLHLPNGRDFTINARGASGAQLQYVSGLRVNGTASDKTFVSLEQLRRGSTLDFSLTGDAPQATWGTSRSSAPASPCAG; this is translated from the coding sequence ATGAGGAGCAGGGTTTTGGCGAGCGCGGTGGCGCTCGCTGTTACCGCGGCCGCGCTCACGCCGGTCGCGGCTGAGGCGCGTCCGGCCGATCCGCTGGACGCGGTCAACACGTTCATCGGCACGCAAGACGAGGGCAACACTTTCCCGGGTGCGTCCGCGCCGTTCGGCATGGTGCAATCCAGCCCGATCACGACGCACTACGCGGGTTATCTCTATACCGACACGGCAATCCGAGGCTTCGGCCATTTCTTCCTATCCGGCGCGGGGTGCTGGGAACAAGGCGGCCTGGTGTCGATGCTGCCCACCACCGGCGAAATTGGCCCGGGCGCGGCGTTCGACACGAGCAAGCCCGCCACCTTCGACCAAGCCAAATACGCCGCGCCGTACACGCACGAAGGCGAAGTCGGAAAACCCGGCTACTACAAGGTGCATCTCACCGGCTACGGCGGCATCGACGTCGAAACCACCGCCAGCACGCGCAGCGGCGTCGAGCGATACTCCTTCGATAAATCCGGCCCAGCCAACGTTTTCGTGAACGTCGGACAGGCCAATGCGAAGGAACCGGTCAGCGGCAGCAGCGTCCGGATCGTCGACGACCACACCATCGCGGGCACCGTCGAATCGCAAGCCTTCTGCGGCGGAAAGCCCTACACCACTTACTTCACCACGAAATTCGACCAGCCCTTCTCTTCCTACGGCACCTGGTCACCAGACGGTGGCACGCCAGGAAGCCGCTCGGCACAAGGCGGTGCGGGCCTGCGCGGCGCGTGGCTGACCTTCCCGAAGGGCGGCCAAGTCACTGCCACCACGTCGATTTCCCAAGTGGACGCTCGCGGCGCGGACGTGAACCTGGCCGCCTCCCGCGTCCGCCCGTTCGATGCCGTCAAGAACGACGTCCAACGTGACTGGCGCCGCGAACTGTCCAGTGTGGACATCACCGGCGGCACCCCAGATGACCGCACGGTCTTCTACACCTCGCTCTACCACGCCTTCCTGCAACCGCTCACCGCGAACGATGCCGACGGCCGGTACTACGGCTTCGACAAAAAGATCCACCGCGCGATCGGCTGGACGTACTACGACTTCTTCTCCCTTTGGGACACTTACCGCTCGCAGAACCAGCTGCTGGCCCTGCTGAAACCGGACAGGGCCAAGGATGTCGCGAAGAGCATCCTCGCCATCCACGACCAAGGCGGCTGGCTCCCGCGCTGGGCGTACGCGAGCCAGGAAACGAACACCATGACTGGAGATCCAGTCACGCCATTCCTGGTCGACCTGTGGCGCTTCGGGGCGTTGAGCGGCGACGAAATGCACGCGTACCAAGCATTGCTGCAGAACTCCCGCGAAATCCCGCCCGCGTCGTCACCGTTCCAAGGCCGTTCCGGCAACGCGAGTTACCAGGCCGACGGATTCGTCCAATACGACCCGAACTTCCCGAAGAAGGGCCAGGACACCGATCCAGCACACGGCGCATCGGCGACCCTCGAATACGCCCTAGGCGACTGTTCCCTCTCCGTGATGGCCTCCGCACTCGGCCGGAAACAGGACGCGAAACAGCTGGCGGCCAAGGGCCGGACGTACGCGACGCTGTGGGACTCGTCGGTGACCGACCGCGGCTTCACCGGCTACTTCCGCCCGAAGGTGACCGGCGGCAGCTGGTACACCCCGGCCGACGGCCCGTACAGCCCGCAAGGCCAGGACGGGTTCCATGAGGGCACCGCGTGGCAGTACCAGTGGCTGGTGCAGCAGGACGTGCCCGGCCTCGTCGCGAAGATGGGCGGCGCGGCCAACGCCGGTAAGCGGCTCGACGACTTCTTCGCTTACGACGACCTCGTGAAGGACCCGGCGAAAACCGCGCACGAAAAGTGGGTCGTCGGGCCGTACGACTATTACAAGCAGTTCCGCTATAACCCCAACAACGAGCCCGATCTCCACTCGCCGTGGATGTACACGCTCACCGGACAGCCATGGAAGACCTCCGCGGTGGTGCGGGCCGCGCACACGCTGTTCACGAACGCCCCCAACGGCGTCACCGGAAACGACGACCTCGGCACCATGTCCGCCTGGTACGTCTTCAGCGCGCTCGGCCTCTACCCGGCCGTCCCGGGCACTGGCAACTTCGTGCTCAACGCGCCGCGGTTCGCCAAGTCCGTGCTGCATCTGCCCAACGGCCGCGACTTCACCATCAACGCGCGCGGCGCCAGCGGGGCGCAACTGCAGTACGTCTCCGGGCTGCGCGTCAACGGCACGGCGTCGGACAAAACGTTCGTCAGCCTGGAACAACTGCGCCGCGGGTCCACTCTGGACTTCTCGCTGACCGGCGACGCGCCGCAGGCCACGTGGGGAACGTCACGCTCCTCCGCGCCGGCTTCTCCTTGTGCCGGTTAG
- a CDS encoding GH92 family glycosyl hydrolase, whose protein sequence is MPRRLVTADSRRTTGEAMAMARARWRAGLIFLTSAVVAAAAPAAPALADPAASAAKSADLAKWVNPFVGTRPGGADHGTGGGAGNTFPGAVAPFGMVQWSPDTKKSQPGGYFYDDNTITGFSLTHLSGAGCTTYQDLPFMPYVGEISTSPATDPGHYTSTFSHQNEHATAGAYDVALDNGAKVELSATQRTGSGRFTYPAGAASTLLVNTSGSVNGTDDASISIGKDTISGWATSGRFCGAKDSYRVYFSAKFDTPFESVGTWKNGAVTPGKTAETGGAKAKVAQPNGIGSSMARPAAAKPQDTTVSGPGSGGYVTFPNLNGAQVNVQVGLSFVSVDGAKANLKAENNGKKSFDAMAASARQAWNDQLGKIQVSGGSDADTTTFYTSLYHSLIQPNVFSDVDGRYPGFDGRIHQAERGHATYTNISGWDIYRSEVPLLATIAPKQTSDLVRSMMAFAEQGGSWDRWTVANDYTGVMNGDPYHIIVSSAYAFGARDFDAQKALLLMIKGATQPTQGYTERPGLQDYQRLGYVPGAAADTLEYTSADFAIAQFAKRLGDSATYTTFMKRAQNWQNLYNPGSGHLQPRNSDGSFSANYDPASSQGWVEGNGAQYDWMVPYDLGGLVTAFGGTTATQSRLDTFFTKLNAGTHEPYAFLGNEPNSNAPYVYSFAGAPAKTQNIVRRAMDELYNPRPEGLIGNDDLGQMSSWYVWSALGVYPEIPGRAETVLTTPRFAHAEVTTGSGKKITVNAPGTGEYTSSLKVNGSAASKAWLSEGLISQGGKLDFTRSATATSWGAAAADAPPSFREQEKPSLSFVDPARAVVPAGTTSTASVGVQDLSGTAKTWTYSAGSADGITLSPATGSVQVPAAGKGHAQVTVSVPAGTSDGPRRIPVTFSSAGLADVQAVLTVLVAKPNSWLATVDNTGLSPDANSAAGNFDGGGWSYSADALAKAGAKPGSTVSSDGLNFTWPSYPVGDPDNVVAAGQTINLSGSGRLALLGSASNGNAQGTLTVTYTDGSKSTAAVGFSDWTLGGGGAQPAFGNRIVLSTPYRNSAGGDPQQIRTMVFATAPITLDAGKTVASVTLPSGVSGGDLHVFAIAAG, encoded by the coding sequence ATGCCTCGACGGCTGGTGACGGCGGATTCGCGCCGGACAACTGGAGAGGCGATGGCGATGGCGCGAGCGCGCTGGAGAGCCGGACTGATCTTCCTGACATCCGCGGTCGTGGCGGCGGCAGCGCCCGCTGCCCCCGCACTGGCCGATCCCGCGGCGAGCGCCGCGAAGTCCGCCGACTTGGCGAAGTGGGTGAACCCGTTCGTCGGCACCCGGCCCGGCGGCGCGGACCACGGAACCGGCGGCGGCGCGGGCAACACCTTCCCCGGCGCGGTGGCGCCGTTCGGGATGGTGCAGTGGAGCCCGGACACGAAGAAATCCCAGCCGGGCGGCTATTTCTACGACGACAACACGATCACCGGGTTCAGCCTCACGCACCTTTCCGGCGCGGGCTGCACCACGTATCAGGACCTGCCGTTCATGCCGTACGTCGGCGAGATCAGCACGTCGCCCGCGACCGATCCGGGCCACTACACCTCGACCTTCTCGCATCAGAACGAGCACGCGACCGCCGGCGCTTACGACGTCGCCCTCGACAACGGTGCGAAGGTCGAGCTGAGCGCGACGCAGCGCACCGGTTCCGGACGGTTCACCTACCCGGCGGGCGCGGCGTCCACGTTGCTGGTCAACACTTCCGGCTCGGTCAACGGCACCGACGACGCGTCGATCAGCATCGGCAAGGACACCATCAGCGGCTGGGCGACCAGCGGCCGGTTCTGCGGCGCGAAGGACTCGTACCGGGTCTACTTCTCGGCGAAGTTCGACACTCCGTTCGAGTCGGTCGGGACGTGGAAGAACGGCGCGGTGACGCCGGGCAAGACCGCCGAGACTGGCGGAGCCAAGGCGAAGGTCGCGCAGCCCAACGGCATCGGCTCCTCGATGGCGCGCCCGGCGGCGGCGAAACCGCAGGACACGACGGTGAGCGGCCCGGGCAGCGGCGGGTACGTGACGTTCCCGAACCTCAACGGCGCGCAGGTCAACGTCCAGGTAGGACTGTCCTTTGTGTCAGTCGACGGGGCGAAGGCGAACCTGAAGGCGGAGAACAACGGCAAGAAGTCGTTCGACGCGATGGCCGCGTCGGCGCGGCAGGCGTGGAACGACCAGCTCGGCAAGATCCAGGTCAGCGGCGGCAGCGACGCCGACACCACGACGTTCTACACCTCGCTGTACCACTCGCTGATCCAGCCGAATGTCTTCTCCGATGTGGACGGTCGCTATCCCGGCTTCGACGGCCGGATCCACCAGGCCGAACGCGGCCACGCGACGTACACCAACATCTCCGGCTGGGACATCTACCGCTCTGAGGTCCCGCTGCTGGCCACGATCGCGCCGAAGCAGACCTCGGACCTCGTGCGCTCGATGATGGCGTTCGCCGAACAAGGCGGTTCGTGGGACCGCTGGACGGTGGCGAACGACTACACCGGCGTGATGAACGGGGATCCGTACCACATCATCGTTTCCAGCGCCTACGCGTTCGGCGCGCGTGACTTCGACGCGCAGAAAGCGTTGCTGCTCATGATCAAGGGCGCGACGCAGCCGACGCAGGGCTACACCGAACGGCCGGGCCTGCAGGACTACCAACGGCTCGGCTACGTGCCCGGCGCGGCGGCGGACACCCTGGAATACACGAGCGCCGACTTCGCCATCGCCCAGTTCGCGAAGCGGCTCGGCGACAGCGCCACGTACACCACGTTCATGAAGCGCGCGCAGAACTGGCAGAACCTCTACAACCCGGGCAGCGGACACCTGCAGCCGCGCAACTCGGACGGTTCGTTCTCCGCGAATTACGACCCGGCCAGCTCGCAGGGATGGGTCGAGGGCAACGGCGCGCAGTACGACTGGATGGTCCCGTACGACCTCGGCGGTCTCGTGACGGCGTTCGGCGGCACCACCGCTACGCAGTCGCGTTTGGACACTTTCTTCACGAAGCTGAACGCCGGAACCCATGAGCCGTATGCGTTCCTGGGCAACGAGCCGAACTCGAACGCGCCCTACGTGTACTCGTTCGCGGGTGCTCCGGCGAAGACGCAGAACATCGTGCGCCGGGCGATGGACGAACTGTACAACCCGCGTCCGGAAGGTCTGATCGGCAACGACGACCTCGGGCAGATGTCGTCCTGGTACGTCTGGTCCGCGCTCGGCGTCTACCCGGAGATCCCGGGCCGCGCCGAAACCGTGCTGACCACGCCGCGCTTCGCGCACGCCGAGGTGACCACCGGTTCGGGCAAGAAGATCACCGTCAACGCTCCCGGCACCGGTGAGTACACCAGCAGCCTGAAGGTGAACGGCAGTGCGGCAAGCAAGGCATGGCTGTCGGAAGGATTGATATCTCAGGGCGGCAAGCTGGACTTCACTCGGTCGGCCACTGCCACTTCATGGGGTGCTGCAGCGGCTGACGCGCCGCCGTCGTTCCGCGAGCAGGAGAAGCCGAGTCTGTCCTTTGTGGATCCGGCACGCGCCGTGGTACCCGCTGGCACGACCTCGACCGCTTCGGTGGGCGTGCAGGATCTGTCCGGCACCGCCAAGACCTGGACCTATTCCGCGGGTAGCGCCGACGGCATCACGCTGTCGCCCGCGACTGGTTCCGTCCAGGTCCCGGCGGCCGGAAAGGGCCACGCTCAGGTGACGGTGAGCGTTCCGGCAGGCACTTCCGACGGTCCGCGCCGGATCCCGGTCACCTTCTCCTCGGCGGGCCTCGCGGACGTGCAGGCGGTGCTGACCGTCCTGGTGGCGAAGCCGAACAGCTGGCTGGCCACTGTGGACAACACCGGTCTCTCGCCGGACGCGAACTCGGCCGCCGGGAACTTCGACGGCGGCGGCTGGAGCTACTCGGCGGACGCGCTGGCCAAGGCCGGCGCCAAACCGGGCAGCACGGTGTCGAGCGACGGGCTGAACTTCACCTGGCCGTCGTACCCGGTCGGCGACCCGGACAACGTCGTGGCCGCCGGTCAGACGATCAACCTGTCCGGTTCGGGACGGCTCGCGCTGCTCGGCTCCGCCAGCAACGGCAACGCCCAGGGCACGCTCACCGTCACCTACACCGACGGCAGCAAATCCACCGCCGCCGTCGGATTCTCCGACTGGACCCTCGGCGGCGGCGGAGCGCAGCCGGCGTTCGGCAACCGGATCGTCCTGTCCACCCCGTACCGCAACTCCGCGGGCGGCGACCCGCAGCAGATCCGCACGATGGTGTTCGCCACCGCGCCGATCACGCTGGACGCGGGCAAAACCGTCGCGAGCGTGACGCTGCCGAGCGGCGTCAGCGGCGGCGACCTGCACGTGTTCGCCATCGCCGCGGGCTGA
- a CDS encoding LacI family DNA-binding transcriptional regulator has protein sequence MSDVARLAGVSIKTVSRVVNDEPAVHPDTAERVVAAIEQLGFRRNLGARNLRRGSTTGTIGLVVEDVGNPFYSELNRAVERIATSFGRHVLTGSSGENSDRERELSLEFCARRVDGLLIVPAGLQHGYLVPEMRAGTPVVFLDRPAGDIVADTVLVDNLGGTIEAVGHLVRHGHRRIAFLGDSPDIFTAAERLRGFREGCVRNGISYDESLVAMQTPTPETVGHAVRKLIGGPNPATAVIAGNNRVAVHLLRALAHSERRPALVSFDDFELADLLDPPVTVIAHDVSALGHAAAELLFARIQGDQSAPRKVVLPVHLVARGSGEAAL, from the coding sequence ATGAGCGATGTGGCCCGGCTGGCCGGCGTCAGCATCAAAACGGTGTCGCGGGTCGTCAACGACGAGCCCGCGGTGCATCCGGACACCGCCGAGCGCGTGGTGGCCGCGATCGAACAGCTGGGGTTCCGCCGGAACCTCGGCGCCCGCAACCTGCGCCGCGGCTCGACCACCGGCACCATCGGCCTGGTCGTCGAGGACGTCGGCAACCCCTTCTACTCCGAGCTGAACCGCGCGGTGGAACGGATCGCGACGTCGTTCGGCAGACACGTGCTGACCGGGTCGTCCGGCGAGAACTCCGACCGCGAGCGCGAGCTGTCGCTGGAGTTCTGCGCGCGGCGCGTGGACGGGCTGCTGATCGTGCCCGCCGGGCTGCAGCACGGATATCTCGTGCCGGAAATGCGCGCGGGCACGCCGGTGGTGTTCCTCGACCGCCCGGCCGGCGACATCGTGGCCGACACCGTGCTCGTCGACAACCTCGGCGGCACCATCGAGGCGGTCGGCCACCTCGTGCGCCACGGCCACCGCCGGATCGCGTTCCTCGGCGACAGCCCGGACATCTTCACCGCCGCCGAACGGCTCCGCGGATTCCGCGAAGGCTGTGTGCGCAACGGGATCTCCTACGACGAGAGCCTCGTGGCGATGCAGACGCCGACGCCGGAAACCGTCGGCCACGCCGTGCGCAAGCTGATCGGCGGGCCGAATCCGGCCACCGCCGTGATCGCGGGCAACAACCGGGTCGCGGTGCACCTGCTGCGTGCGCTCGCGCATTCCGAGCGCAGGCCCGCGCTGGTGAGCTTCGACGATTTCGAGCTGGCGGACCTGCTCGACCCGCCGGTCACCGTGATCGCCCACGACGTCAGCGCCCTCGGGCACGCAGCGGCCGAGCTGCTGTTCGCCCGGATCCAGGGAGATCAGTCCGCCCCGAGAAAGGTAGTTCTGCCCGTGCACCTAGTCGCCCGCGGTTCCGGTGAGGCCGCCCTGTGA